The Nitrosomonas communis genome has a segment encoding these proteins:
- a CDS encoding GGDEF/EAL domain-containing response regulator — MNNELIKVLLLEDNQVDLPLVHEMLSESRREKFVLKYVDRLQHALDLLIKEQFDVMLLDLQLPDAYGLSALIGVQTLAPNLPIVVRSEVNDEQLAIDAVHSGAQDYIVRGEESSPLLIKALRYAIERKRSEQSLAYLAHYDPLTDLPNRELFRERLNRAQERTKRSGYMVALMFLDLDHFKDINDTLGHDAGDQLLKFAAQRLKHCVRTEDTIARLGGDEFTIILEQIEHKKDAANIAQKIVDEMSQSFLLNDKDVFVTMSIGIAIYKEGDQTSEELIKHADMALYAAKAKGRSNYQFFEAKMNTLITQRMAMIKNLKLALERNEFILHYQPQVDLSINQLVGVEALLRWQHPEMGLLQPNNFIPLLEETGLIIPVGEWVLHTACQQCRLWREAGFPRVRISVNLSAKQFRQLQLANTVKKTLDETGMDPEHLHLEVTESLLLSNVAETISILNELNDLGVHISLDDFGTGYSSLNYLHRYPFASLKIDQSFVKSITRNSKSAAIISAIISLAHNLGLKVVAEGVEYHEQLPALLNMKCDEAQGYIFGVPLSSATCETMFKNIFNQNSKFYVRKP, encoded by the coding sequence ATGAACAATGAACTCATCAAAGTCTTATTGTTAGAAGATAATCAAGTTGATTTGCCTCTCGTGCATGAGATGCTGAGCGAATCAAGACGAGAAAAATTCGTACTTAAATACGTCGATCGCTTGCAACATGCGCTAGATCTTCTTATTAAAGAACAGTTCGATGTAATGTTACTGGACCTCCAATTACCTGATGCCTATGGGTTATCAGCATTAATTGGAGTACAGACCTTAGCGCCGAATTTACCTATCGTGGTGCGCAGTGAGGTCAATGATGAACAACTTGCTATTGATGCCGTTCATAGTGGAGCGCAGGATTATATCGTTAGAGGTGAAGAAAGTAGTCCTTTACTTATCAAGGCGTTACGATATGCGATTGAGCGCAAACGTAGTGAGCAAAGTCTTGCTTATTTGGCGCATTATGATCCCCTTACCGATTTGCCTAACCGGGAATTATTTCGAGAACGCTTGAATCGAGCACAAGAGCGCACTAAGCGGTCAGGATATATGGTTGCCTTGATGTTTCTGGATTTAGATCACTTCAAGGATATCAATGATACATTGGGACATGACGCAGGCGATCAATTGCTGAAATTTGCAGCCCAAAGATTGAAACACTGCGTGCGAACCGAGGACACCATTGCACGTCTGGGTGGCGATGAATTCACAATTATTCTGGAACAAATAGAGCACAAAAAAGATGCTGCCAATATAGCGCAAAAGATCGTCGATGAAATGTCGCAATCATTTTTATTGAATGATAAAGATGTTTTCGTAACCATGAGTATCGGCATTGCGATATATAAAGAAGGAGACCAGACCTCGGAAGAATTAATAAAACATGCTGATATGGCGTTGTATGCAGCCAAAGCGAAAGGACGTAGCAATTATCAGTTCTTTGAAGCAAAAATGAATACTCTGATTACCCAACGCATGGCGATGATAAAAAATTTAAAGCTTGCCTTGGAGCGAAATGAATTTATTTTACATTACCAACCTCAGGTAGATCTGAGCATAAATCAACTGGTTGGTGTGGAAGCGTTATTACGTTGGCAACATCCTGAAATGGGATTGTTGCAACCTAATAATTTTATTCCTCTATTGGAAGAAACCGGCTTGATTATACCAGTCGGAGAGTGGGTGTTACATACAGCTTGTCAGCAATGTCGCCTATGGCGAGAGGCTGGTTTTCCCAGAGTTCGTATATCAGTTAACTTATCAGCCAAACAATTTCGCCAGCTTCAATTGGCAAATACCGTTAAGAAGACGCTTGACGAAACAGGAATGGATCCAGAACACCTTCATTTGGAAGTGACAGAGAGTCTCTTGTTATCTAATGTTGCCGAAACAATCTCCATCTTAAATGAATTGAATGATCTCGGCGTGCATATATCTTTAGATGATTTTGGAACAGGTTATTCATCATTAAACTATCTGCATCGCTATCCTTTTGCCAGCCTGAAAATCGATCAGTCCTTTGTAAAAAGTATTACTCGCAATTCTAAAAGTGCAGCTATTATTTCTGCGATCATCTCGCTTGCCCACAACTTGGGATTGAAGGTAGTAGCTGAAGGGGTTGAATACCATGAACAATTACCAGCCTTGTTGAATATGAAATGTGATGAAGCGCAAGGATATATTTTTGGTGTTCCCCTGTCTTCAGCAACTTGTGAAACGATGTTCAAAAATATCTTCAATCAGAACTCGAAATTCTATGTTCGCAAGCCCTAA
- a CDS encoding SDR family oxidoreductase: MNQQNDKPKSPLPEQSQEKPGLDSNMTPQPRYKAPFYKGSGKLKDKVALITGGDSGIGRAVAVLFAREGADVAIVYLPSEQSDAEETKIAVEAEGRQALLLSGDVTSRSFCEQAVEQTVTRFGKLDILVNNAAYQETRYSLAEISDEDWDTTFKTNIYAYFYMARAALAHMKKGAVIINCGSITGLEGSKNLIDYASTKGAIHAFTKSLAQNLAEQGIRVNCVAPGPIWTPLQPVSKPPEAVAQHGADTPMKRPGQPEEVAPAFVFFASEADSSYISGEIMTVLGGETRAG, encoded by the coding sequence ATGAATCAACAAAATGACAAGCCGAAATCACCGTTACCTGAGCAATCTCAAGAAAAGCCCGGGTTAGATTCTAACATGACCCCGCAGCCGCGCTATAAAGCGCCATTTTATAAGGGTTCCGGCAAGCTTAAAGACAAAGTGGCCTTGATTACCGGTGGGGATTCTGGAATCGGACGAGCAGTAGCTGTGCTGTTCGCTCGTGAGGGAGCAGATGTAGCCATTGTCTATTTGCCTTCAGAGCAGTCGGATGCGGAAGAAACCAAAATTGCAGTAGAAGCAGAAGGCCGCCAGGCTCTCCTCCTTTCTGGGGATGTCACATCACGCAGCTTTTGCGAGCAGGCTGTAGAGCAAACTGTCACGCGCTTTGGAAAGTTAGACATTTTAGTCAACAATGCTGCCTATCAAGAAACACGGTACAGTTTAGCCGAGATCTCTGATGAGGATTGGGATACCACATTCAAAACGAATATCTATGCCTATTTCTATATGGCCCGGGCCGCGTTGGCGCATATGAAAAAAGGAGCGGTGATTATCAATTGTGGTTCGATCACGGGCCTGGAAGGAAGCAAAAATTTGATTGATTATGCTTCGACAAAAGGGGCTATCCATGCCTTCACCAAATCGCTCGCCCAAAATTTAGCCGAACAAGGCATCCGTGTTAATTGCGTTGCTCCTGGACCGATCTGGACACCATTGCAGCCCGTATCGAAACCCCCCGAAGCCGTGGCCCAGCATGGAGCTGATACGCCCATGAAACGTCCAGGACAACCCGAGGAAGTTGCACCTGCCTTTGTCTTTTTTGCTTCAGAAGCCGACTCCAGTTACATCAGCGGAGAAATTATGACAGTCTTAGGGGGTGAAACGCGGGCTGGCTAG
- a CDS encoding AsmA family protein: protein MAIIKWIGIALLTLVILVVLLLALMSSNWVRDIAAQQISERTGRKLTINGDLSINWSLTPHIRVEQIQFENAAWSKQPNMLELAALDLSIDLIELIHGRVILPEIILTKPNIILEKSPNGEPNWELPIEKEDTKDRAELPIIERLQIEEGHLRYHDLSANTEISANFETSKGQADGEQATHLQAKGKLKGSPLAINLTAGPLVALREAKAPYPLTLDFKTGDTAIRVKGTVTEPLQFKGVDLQFAMKGPDPEQLSDILGLPMPSLPPYQFKGHLSFHENTLQVKKLNGRVGDSDFAGNVSVKIGEQQPFIKANLTSKKIDLDDFGPIIGLAPETGPGETASAEQKEQAKKQAASPYVLPKKSIKFDDLQKINADITLQSKHVKSKLTLDNLSMGAAIKNGHLILNPLNFKIATGSIQSSLELDTRTKPVKSKIETKIHHVRLNEILRRLNISDESAGLIGGEATFWFKGNSVAEMLASADGGLLMLMTGGQLDDLLVELGGLDVGEALVSLFDKEDNTEINCAFIDLPTTGGIMEIGNFVIDTEDTVFFSKGSIDFKKEQLDLVIDPNPKDLSVFSARAPLYIKGSFKEPDFTPGARAIVRGAFSLALIPTAPIVSLYALLQEKEKGQKDNNQQSDRCSRFIDTLKEAQK, encoded by the coding sequence ATGGCTATCATAAAATGGATTGGAATTGCCCTCCTTACGCTGGTTATTCTAGTTGTATTGTTGCTCGCGTTAATGAGTTCAAATTGGGTGCGGGATATAGCTGCGCAACAGATCAGTGAGCGAACAGGTCGAAAACTCACAATTAATGGTGATTTGAGCATCAATTGGTCCTTGACGCCCCACATAAGGGTTGAACAAATACAGTTTGAAAATGCAGCATGGAGCAAACAACCGAATATGCTAGAGCTTGCGGCTCTTGATCTCAGTATCGATCTGATTGAACTCATTCATGGCCGTGTAATACTCCCTGAAATTATCCTTACTAAACCCAATATTATTTTAGAAAAATCTCCCAATGGCGAACCTAACTGGGAATTACCAATCGAGAAAGAAGATACTAAGGATCGTGCAGAATTACCAATTATTGAGCGATTGCAGATTGAAGAAGGTCACCTCCGTTATCATGATTTATCCGCAAATACAGAGATAAGCGCAAATTTTGAGACGTCTAAAGGACAGGCTGACGGCGAACAAGCGACTCATTTACAAGCCAAAGGAAAGCTTAAGGGAAGCCCATTAGCCATAAATTTAACTGCGGGGCCATTAGTTGCGCTTCGCGAAGCAAAAGCACCTTACCCGTTGACCTTAGATTTTAAAACGGGGGACACCGCGATTAGAGTTAAGGGTACTGTGACAGAGCCTCTGCAATTTAAAGGCGTAGATTTGCAGTTTGCCATGAAAGGCCCTGATCCTGAGCAATTATCAGACATACTCGGGCTACCAATGCCCAGCCTACCGCCTTATCAGTTTAAAGGGCACTTGTCCTTTCATGAAAATACCTTGCAAGTTAAAAAATTAAATGGGCGCGTGGGAGATAGTGATTTTGCGGGAAATGTTAGCGTGAAGATAGGTGAGCAGCAACCTTTTATAAAGGCGAATCTGACCTCAAAAAAAATAGATTTAGATGATTTTGGGCCAATAATTGGCCTGGCTCCCGAGACTGGACCTGGAGAAACTGCCTCTGCAGAACAGAAAGAGCAAGCAAAAAAGCAAGCCGCCAGCCCCTATGTACTGCCTAAAAAGTCTATCAAATTTGATGACTTACAGAAGATAAATGCCGATATTACTTTGCAAAGCAAGCATGTTAAGTCAAAGTTGACATTGGATAACCTTTCTATGGGAGCAGCCATTAAGAATGGTCATTTAATTCTTAATCCTCTAAATTTTAAGATTGCCACTGGAAGTATACAGTCTTCTCTTGAGCTAGATACAAGAACCAAACCTGTCAAAAGCAAAATAGAAACTAAAATACATCACGTTCGTTTAAATGAAATTTTGCGCCGCCTTAATATTTCTGATGAAAGTGCAGGTTTAATCGGTGGCGAAGCTACCTTTTGGTTCAAAGGAAATTCTGTCGCAGAAATGCTAGCCTCGGCTGATGGCGGCTTATTAATGTTAATGACAGGCGGCCAGCTTGATGATTTGTTGGTAGAACTCGGTGGCCTTGACGTTGGGGAAGCTTTGGTATCTTTGTTCGATAAAGAGGATAATACCGAAATCAACTGTGCTTTTATTGATCTTCCCACCACTGGTGGAATCATGGAAATAGGTAATTTTGTTATAGATACTGAGGACACTGTATTTTTCAGCAAAGGGTCTATTGATTTCAAGAAGGAACAATTAGATCTGGTCATTGACCCTAACCCTAAAGACTTGAGTGTATTTTCAGCTCGTGCGCCTCTCTACATAAAAGGTAGTTTTAAAGAACCAGATTTTACTCCTGGTGCAAGAGCGATTGTACGGGGCGCATTCTCACTTGCGTTAATACCCACAGCGCCAATTGTAAGTCTATATGCACTACTTCAGGAAAAAGAAAAAGGCCAGAAAGATAATAATCAACAGAGTGACCGCTGTTCCCGTTTTATAGACACATTAAAAGAAGCTCAAAAATGA
- a CDS encoding ferritin-like domain-containing protein: protein MNNIEIATLLNGLVEISCDGTEGYKTCADNASDPALKAYFNDCAHSCEEAVRILSVEVMHYGGNPDTSGTTAGGLHRTWINLKTALTKKDNLAVLEECEMGEATAVMAYENALRQEMPDNLRALLERLYEGVKRNHERVRQLRDEARNNPNLA, encoded by the coding sequence ATGAATAATATAGAAATTGCAACGTTACTAAATGGACTTGTCGAGATTTCGTGCGATGGTACAGAAGGTTATAAAACATGCGCAGACAATGCAAGTGACCCAGCCTTGAAAGCTTATTTCAATGACTGTGCGCATAGTTGTGAAGAAGCTGTGAGAATTTTAAGTGTCGAAGTCATGCACTATGGCGGAAATCCAGATACGAGTGGAACGACTGCAGGAGGCCTGCATCGTACTTGGATTAATCTTAAGACGGCACTTACTAAAAAAGATAACCTCGCGGTATTGGAAGAATGCGAAATGGGCGAAGCTACAGCAGTTATGGCTTACGAAAATGCGCTGAGACAAGAAATGCCCGATAATCTTCGTGCACTTCTAGAGCGACTATACGAAGGAGTGAAAAGAAATCACGAGCGTGTGCGCCAACTGAGAGACGAAGCCAGAAATAATCCCAATCTTGCTTGA
- a CDS encoding DUF3616 domain-containing protein, with protein sequence MNIKPFSLTIAITATFLVPSVIADKSLSVTQHYGMCDASAAVPVEPDMFIVANDEDNLLRIYKRDKSGEPIYSQDLSSFLEIDPKHREIDIEGATLIQNYIYWIASHGANKDGKERLNRHRFFATEIETIDGKFYLKPIGKPYVGLAKALDDSAELKPYQLGKSAKKAPESMNGLNIEGLTRTPQGNLLIGFRNPIPGGKALLVPLENPQEVITGNEQPKLGKPIYLALDGLGIRSIEYSDINGAYFIIAGPYDDNGKFQFYQWSGNSSEPPRLISKIDFEGMNPEALIVYPKEKNKVQILSDDGSKLRKGQYCKDLAQSQEKVFRSIWVNIEP encoded by the coding sequence ATGAATATAAAACCTTTCAGTTTGACAATTGCTATCACGGCCACATTTCTTGTGCCATCTGTTATCGCAGATAAGTCCTTGTCCGTTACCCAGCACTATGGCATGTGTGATGCATCCGCAGCTGTTCCTGTCGAACCGGATATGTTTATCGTCGCCAACGACGAAGACAACCTACTGAGGATCTATAAGAGGGATAAATCCGGTGAGCCGATTTATTCGCAGGATCTTTCTTCATTTCTGGAAATCGATCCAAAGCACCGAGAAATCGATATTGAAGGAGCCACTCTTATTCAAAACTACATCTACTGGATCGCCTCGCATGGTGCAAACAAAGATGGCAAGGAGCGTCTCAACCGTCACCGTTTCTTTGCGACGGAAATTGAAACTATTGACGGTAAGTTCTATTTGAAACCTATTGGCAAACCTTATGTTGGGTTAGCTAAAGCTCTCGACGATTCCGCAGAACTAAAGCCCTATCAACTTGGAAAATCTGCCAAAAAAGCGCCAGAATCCATGAATGGGCTCAACATAGAAGGGTTAACAAGAACCCCTCAAGGCAATTTATTAATTGGATTCCGTAATCCTATTCCAGGCGGAAAGGCACTACTGGTTCCGTTGGAAAATCCGCAAGAAGTCATTACTGGAAATGAACAGCCAAAGTTGGGCAAACCGATTTACCTGGCACTGGATGGTTTAGGCATACGCAGTATCGAATATTCAGATATTAACGGCGCGTACTTTATTATCGCAGGACCGTATGATGATAATGGGAAGTTCCAATTTTATCAATGGTCAGGTAATTCATCCGAGCCACCCAGACTAATTAGTAAGATTGATTTTGAGGGGATGAATCCAGAGGCATTGATCGTTTATCCGAAGGAAAAAAACAAAGTCCAGATTCTCAGTGATGATGGATCGAAATTGAGAAAAGGCCAGTATTGTAAAGATTTGGCTCAGTCTCAGGAAAAAGTTTTTCGCAGTATTTGGGTAAATATAGAACCATGA
- a CDS encoding HAD-IIB family hydrolase yields the protein MRYYALACDYDGTIALNGKVDEQTMAALEHTRNSGRSLILVTGRELDDLMRVFPRIDLFTRVVAENGALLYRPESREAIALAPPPPPELIAELQARKVAPLSVGQVIVATWEPHETTVLETIRDLGLELEVIFNKGAVMVLPTGVNKASGLLAVLDELGLSPHNVVSIGDAENDHAFLRISECAVAVDNALPSLKARVDWVTTRDHGAGVEELIKRLLADDLRSLAPSQARHQIALGKRDDEVVSIDSYTTTILLAGPSASGKSTFATSFMERLREQAYQFCIVDPEGDYQQLQGAISLGDSRQPPVLDEVLKLLEQPSQNVVVNLLGIVLEDRPAYFEKLLSALVSLRARTGRPHWLVIDEAHHLLPTSWSPVRVTLPQALHGLMMITVHPDHVSGAALSFVQLLIAIGPTPKETLRSLARALDRPVPADPPGHLEAGEAVAWRLNLDVPPFVFESIPPQGERRRHVRKYAAGELPPERSFYFRGPKGKLNLRAQNLSLFLQSAEGVDDETWMFHLHQGDYSRWIRTAIKDDELSQEIAQIERLNLSPQESRARIRERIELRYTGSA from the coding sequence ATGCGTTATTATGCGCTTGCTTGCGATTACGACGGCACTATTGCATTGAATGGGAAAGTGGACGAGCAGACCATGGCAGCGTTGGAGCATACGCGAAACTCTGGCCGCTCGCTTATTCTAGTCACCGGGCGCGAACTCGACGATCTGATGCGGGTTTTTCCTCGAATCGATCTGTTTACCCGCGTTGTCGCTGAAAACGGTGCGCTATTATACCGTCCTGAATCGCGTGAAGCAATTGCACTTGCCCCGCCGCCGCCCCCAGAATTAATTGCGGAACTACAAGCTCGCAAGGTGGCGCCGCTTTCCGTAGGTCAAGTGATCGTTGCAACATGGGAGCCACACGAGACAACAGTCTTGGAAACTATCCGCGATCTCGGTCTCGAGCTAGAGGTTATCTTCAACAAAGGAGCTGTAATGGTGTTGCCGACTGGCGTTAACAAGGCTAGTGGATTGCTTGCAGTGTTGGACGAGCTAGGACTGTCGCCTCACAATGTGGTGAGTATCGGCGATGCGGAGAATGACCATGCCTTTTTACGTATAAGCGAGTGTGCAGTCGCGGTCGACAATGCGTTGCCCAGCTTAAAAGCACGCGTTGATTGGGTAACTACACGTGATCATGGCGCCGGAGTGGAGGAGCTGATCAAGCGATTGCTTGCTGATGACCTGCGCAGCTTGGCCCCGAGCCAAGCACGCCATCAGATCGCTTTAGGCAAGCGTGACGATGAAGTGGTGAGCATTGATTCGTATACTACTACTATCTTGCTGGCTGGTCCCTCGGCTAGTGGGAAATCCACTTTTGCGACTAGTTTTATGGAACGCTTGCGAGAGCAAGCGTATCAATTCTGTATTGTCGATCCGGAAGGTGACTATCAACAATTGCAGGGGGCGATTTCACTAGGCGATAGCCGCCAACCGCCAGTTCTTGATGAAGTACTTAAATTATTGGAACAGCCTAGCCAGAATGTAGTTGTCAACCTGCTAGGTATTGTCTTGGAGGACCGCCCTGCTTATTTTGAAAAACTGCTATCGGCGCTTGTGTCCCTGCGTGCACGCACCGGACGCCCGCACTGGCTGGTAATCGATGAGGCCCACCATCTGCTACCAACGTCGTGGAGTCCAGTTAGGGTAACGTTGCCGCAAGCACTGCATGGTCTTATGATGATTACAGTACACCCTGACCATGTCTCAGGCGCGGCTTTGTCTTTCGTTCAGTTGCTAATTGCTATTGGCCCCACGCCGAAAGAAACGCTGCGTTCTCTCGCCCGTGCCCTGGATCGTCCGGTACCGGCTGACCCACCCGGCCATCTTGAGGCCGGAGAGGCGGTAGCCTGGCGGTTGAACTTAGATGTGCCGCCGTTCGTATTCGAATCGATTCCGCCGCAGGGTGAGCGTAGACGCCACGTACGCAAGTATGCAGCAGGGGAATTGCCCCCGGAGCGGAGTTTCTACTTTCGAGGTCCAAAAGGCAAACTAAATTTGCGAGCTCAAAACTTGTCTCTCTTCTTGCAATCGGCCGAAGGTGTGGATGATGAGACCTGGATGTTCCATCTGCATCAAGGTGATTACTCGCGCTGGATACGCACTGCCATCAAGGATGACGAATTATCCCAAGAGATTGCGCAAATCGAGCGTCTTAATTTATCGCCTCAAGAAAGCCGCGCGCGTATTCGAGAGCGGATAGAACTGCGCTATACCGGGTCGGCTTAG
- a CDS encoding BON domain-containing protein has protein sequence MSHIALPIIRVISYLLILCALSGCAGLFSREPFTHEPLIKKEDQEDLTLAMQVKAKLIETKELSAAAIHVEASNEVVILSGFVETESQRKLAGSIAEKVPNVKQVDNKIKVK, from the coding sequence ATGAGCCATATAGCACTCCCTATCATAAGAGTAATTAGTTACCTACTCATTCTATGTGCATTGAGTGGCTGCGCTGGTTTATTTTCCCGTGAGCCATTTACCCATGAGCCTTTAATTAAAAAAGAAGATCAAGAAGATCTAACTTTAGCCATGCAAGTAAAAGCAAAACTGATTGAAACGAAGGAACTTAGTGCCGCCGCTATACATGTGGAAGCATCTAATGAAGTGGTGATATTAAGTGGCTTTGTTGAAACAGAATCTCAACGTAAATTAGCCGGTTCTATTGCGGAAAAAGTACCTAATGTGAAGCAAGTAGACAACAAGATTAAAGTCAAATAA
- a CDS encoding metallophosphoesterase — protein MVQFRFCIISALLLVFFSAIVSAQSSGTESEDVKPFEFALIGDMPYANADFRKFDRLIKEINADQKLAWVLHAGDIKTGLSPCSDELLRDRLKRFQQFQLPFILTPGDNEWTDCHRFTAGSYHPLERLAYLRKLFYPQPGVSLGQSTMTVTTQSRDAAFSEFVENIRWKKNRVIFATLHIVGSNNGLLPFSARTQADDDEVKRRINAALFWIKQTFTEARESNAHGVFLLFQANPRFELAKGNDKRLGFEEILNLLEQESVEFGKPVMLAHGDSHHFRLDKPLFSSGAGKKHIENVTRVETFGNRDIHWVRVVVDPNSPEVFTVHKQIVEKN, from the coding sequence ATGGTTCAATTTAGATTTTGTATTATTTCAGCACTTCTTCTGGTATTTTTTTCCGCTATTGTTTCAGCACAATCAAGCGGAACTGAAAGCGAAGACGTTAAGCCATTCGAATTCGCGCTGATTGGCGATATGCCTTATGCTAACGCGGATTTTCGTAAATTTGATCGTTTAATTAAGGAAATTAATGCTGATCAAAAGCTAGCGTGGGTGCTTCATGCAGGAGATATTAAAACAGGTTTATCTCCTTGTTCAGATGAGCTGCTGCGCGATCGCCTGAAACGCTTTCAGCAATTCCAGCTTCCTTTTATCTTGACGCCGGGCGATAATGAATGGACAGATTGCCATCGTTTCACTGCAGGTTCATATCATCCTCTCGAAAGGCTCGCTTATTTACGAAAACTTTTTTATCCGCAGCCCGGTGTAAGTCTGGGACAGAGCACAATGACTGTCACGACCCAGTCGAGGGATGCAGCTTTTTCAGAATTCGTGGAAAATATACGCTGGAAGAAGAATCGTGTCATATTTGCCACATTACATATCGTTGGCAGTAATAATGGATTACTGCCTTTTTCAGCGCGCACTCAAGCTGATGACGATGAAGTCAAGCGCCGTATCAATGCCGCCCTTTTTTGGATAAAACAAACTTTCACCGAAGCCAGGGAAAGTAATGCCCATGGTGTATTCTTACTTTTTCAGGCGAACCCAAGATTTGAATTAGCTAAAGGTAACGACAAGCGGCTTGGTTTTGAGGAAATTCTTAACCTTTTAGAACAAGAATCAGTCGAATTTGGCAAACCCGTCATGCTTGCGCATGGTGATTCGCACCACTTTCGCTTAGACAAACCTTTATTCAGTAGTGGAGCAGGTAAGAAGCACATAGAGAATGTCACCCGCGTAGAAACGTTTGGTAACAGGGATATCCACTGGGTGCGAGTAGTGGTTGACCCCAATTCACCAGAAGTTTTTACTGTCCATAAGCAGATAGTCGAGAAGAATTGA
- a CDS encoding PRC-barrel domain-containing protein translates to MSYEDRDTYGMYKNRKEGPGPRLMGADTLIGDDVCNQAGEDLGDIKEIMIDTTNGTVSYAVLSFGGVLGIGEKLFAVPWKALKLDTENKRFVLNVDKERLKDAPGFDKNDWPDMADESWVNKVNSYYGIRQ, encoded by the coding sequence ATGAGTTATGAAGATCGCGATACCTATGGTATGTACAAAAACAGAAAAGAGGGGCCTGGACCTCGACTGATGGGTGCCGATACATTGATTGGAGATGATGTCTGCAATCAAGCGGGTGAAGATCTGGGTGATATTAAAGAAATCATGATAGATACCACCAATGGCACTGTAAGTTATGCAGTATTGTCCTTTGGCGGCGTTCTTGGTATAGGAGAAAAGCTTTTTGCGGTGCCTTGGAAAGCATTGAAGCTCGATACTGAGAATAAGCGTTTTGTGTTAAATGTGGATAAAGAGCGTCTTAAAGATGCACCAGGATTCGATAAGAATGACTGGCCCGACATGGCAGACGAGTCCTGGGTGAATAAAGTTAATTCTTACTATGGGATTAGGCAGTAA
- a CDS encoding transposase — protein MKEQPLDLFADCTSCYRWWSNQFRLLLSFLAYILLETIRRLVLQGIELAQAYVSTLRLKLIKMGAVMLRNTRRIRFLLASSCPCQKLFFQRTPPD, from the coding sequence ATCAAGGAGCAACCACTGGATTTGTTTGCAGACTGTACCAGTTGCTATCGGTGGTGGTCAAATCAATTTCGTCTACTCCTGTCCTTCCTGGCCTACATCCTGCTGGAAACCATACGACGCCTTGTCCTGCAAGGCATAGAACTGGCTCAGGCCTATGTGAGCACATTGCGCCTTAAGCTGATTAAAATGGGTGCCGTTATGCTACGCAATACCCGCCGTATTCGCTTTTTACTTGCAAGCAGCTGTCCTTGTCAGAAACTATTCTTCCAACGCACACCGCCAGACTGA
- a CDS encoding MgtC/SapB family protein — protein sequence MDLLGNWQFQLTLLATVAFAMLLGGCIGFEREISQRPAGMRTHMLIGGAAALLLGIGDLLAEHFSEETYSQLIRADPIRIIGSVVTAVAFIGAGTIIQHARHNSVLGLTTAASLLLTASIGIAVGLRQYILAIGVTFLALVVLHWLPKPKDTDS from the coding sequence ATGGATCTACTTGGTAACTGGCAATTCCAGCTCACCTTACTGGCAACCGTTGCGTTCGCAATGCTGCTCGGAGGTTGCATAGGGTTTGAGCGCGAAATTAGTCAACGCCCGGCCGGCATGCGCACCCATATGCTGATCGGAGGTGCTGCCGCGCTGCTGCTTGGTATTGGCGATCTCCTGGCTGAGCACTTTAGCGAGGAAACCTATTCACAGCTGATCAGAGCCGATCCCATACGTATTATCGGATCTGTAGTCACAGCAGTGGCATTTATCGGTGCGGGCACCATCATCCAGCACGCGCGACATAATTCAGTCCTAGGACTTACAACGGCGGCTTCACTGTTACTGACGGCATCCATCGGCATTGCAGTAGGTCTGCGCCAATACATCCTTGCGATCGGTGTGACTTTCCTGGCGTTAGTGGTTCTGCACTGGCTGCCTAAGCCCAAGGATACAGATTCCTGA